In Podospora pseudocomata strain CBS 415.72m chromosome 4, whole genome shotgun sequence, the genomic stretch GTCGTGTGTTGTGATACTGCAGATCATTGTCGTTTCTGCCACGGTAATACTCCTACCGATCAAGGACGATGAATGCCTCATTTCTTGTCCTGTGGTTAGCCTTGTCCGGGCAAGCGTTATGTCTCACTTCAGGCCAGAGTTATGACACCTGCATTTGCACTGGTGTCGATTATCTTGATCACGAAACATATCTCGTTGATGGGACAAGAAACGGAAACTTCAGTTTTGCCTCAACATTTGAAGGTAATAGCGCCTCCAAACTTTGAACTTGAAAGAACTGTCCCTAACTACCTTACCAACATGAACAGGCGCCTGTGAAAATGTGGATATCACACCAATTCTGCAGGACTACGATAGCAATCAGTTTCCCTGTTCCCAGATCACTCCAGGCCCTCCTGAGTCCATTCAAATATCAACATGGTACAATCTTTTGTAGATTCATGCCCAAGTAACGAAGGTACGCTGACCGCAGTTTCAGCTCGATCTCTTATTCCGACTTGTACTCAGGCAATTGGATCATTGTTCTCCCTCACTCAGACACAGGCTTTGTGGAAACCCGTCCATTTGAAATAATCGTCTCTCGTCCGTTAACAACTCCAACGAGTGTGAGGTCAACCTCAGCACCTTCACGGATAGCAAGTAAGCAGAACTACATGTATCTCGCTGCTCGAGACCCGTGATATACTAATTCGTTTCTTGTCTTGACTTCAAGCTGTGACTACAACACTCACCACAACATCAAATTCGCAAACCACTACTCGCATTACCATCCCTAACCAGTCCGCTGGGATTGTGACTGTCCCTTGCAATACTGCTTCAACGGTCACGACAACAGATCGATTGCCTCCCTCTACCATTACTGAACGGCGAACCATCATCCGGACGACGGCCTCAGGTCGAGTAACAAGTTCCACCTTTGTTACCAGCACACTCACGCCCGTGTGTCGGATTCCATCCTCGACGATGCCAGTGCGAGTTACTACTGCAGTTCTTACGCTTACAAGACCGCCTTCAACAACCTTTACAACAAGCCCCTTGACAGGTGCTTTCACGTTTACAGCTTCCGGATCTATCTGTGCTGGAAATCCTCCCTGGGGTCCAGggaacggtggtggcgggggcAGTTGGGGGGCAGGAAGAGGCGGTGGATGGGGACCGAGAGGTGGAGGGAACTGGGGTGGTCCAGGTGGtggctggggtggaggaaaTGACCTGCCTCCCTGGGTGACTTGTAGACCCACTGGTGCAGTTCCTACCGCTAGTGGTAaatgggggagttggggaagaaggcagGCTGTAGAGACGCGGACGGAAACAGTGACTGTCACTCGAGTTGGTGAGTTGTTGTTGCAATCTTGCCTCTTGATGAAGGTTAAGTATAGTTGGACTAACAGTTCTATTCGACAGTGGTGGGCACAGTTACACAGACAATGTGAGTGTCCATTCTTTGGCGTGGCGTAGTACCTTGACTGGGTAAACTAATGTTGTGTGGTCTGCAGTACTCCACCAGCAAGGACAGTGTGCGTTTGGCAGAGGGATGCTACCCAAGTTGTGACCGTAACAGGCCCAGCTTTAACGGTGTTGAGCCCTGTTACTGCTGTTACTGGTGTGGTTGAGACAATCTTTGTTACGTGAGTGTTTACATGCAGACTCATCTTGAAAATGAAGTACTACATAGCTAACGCAATATAGGCAAACCATTCTCAGTGTATCAACCAATTCCGCATCCGTGACTGCTTGTTCACGAGCGGGTGGGGTGTATGGGGTCAGTCAGGGGTAGATGCgattggaaagggggttACGGGGTTAGGGTTACCCCCTGAGTTCAGGGGCTTGTTTTGCGTTCAGCTGCTGAAGGCTGTCCGACGTCAACGTGACCTTTTTCCTCCAAAACTGGGTGGTTAGATTCAGATGAACCATGATTCTAGCCAAGAACCTTGCAATATCTCCCAATATGCCCAGCTTCTCACCTCTTTAGCCTGTACTCGTTCACTCATAaccgcatcaacaccatcaacccaaTTAGCCGCCTGGATTTCTCCATTGTCCGATCATATCTCCACGAATAATAGATTTCCAAATAAGAAACGGGAATGCAAATGCATCTCCCACGTGGCATTCCGGATTCTTGGGTTGCAGCATGGGTCTACACAGGTGTAAACCTCTGGTCAGGTTTATCAACTGAATCTTCCTGCGATTCCAACAGAGAATTCAGAAGAACCACTGCAGTCATTCCTGAGTTGTCTTGTTTTGCTGGCTTACAATGAATTTCCACCTTTTCCTTTTGTCTTCTGCGTTTGTGGCGGTCTCTGGCCAGCTCGACAAGGTTGCGAAAGAAGCCGGACTCCTGTACTTTGGCACCGCAGTCGATAACCCCAgtctcaacaaccaaaatTATCTCCGTATCGCTCGTGATCCCGCTGAGTTTGGCTCGCTCACTCCGGCCAACGGACAGAAGTGGTCCAACACCCAGGCGAGCCAGGGGCGCTTCACTTACGGGAGTGGTGATGCGATAGCTAATATTGCACGACAGACAGGCCAGCAGTTGAGATGCCATACCTTGGTGTGGTATAACCAGTTGCCTGGATGGGGTCAGTCCAGTCAAACCAAAGAAGCGTCGgcgatgtgtgtgtgttaaCTGGGTAAACACAGTCAGCAGCGTCTACAGTCGCGATCAGATGCAACAAATCATTACCGCACATATCCAGAATGTGGCTGGACACTATAAGGGACGGTGCTATGCCTGGGACGTGGTCAATGAAGCTATGGAGGATGACGGAAGATACCGCAACAATCCTAGTATGCCCATTGTCCCCTGCCCCTTATGATTACCATGGGATGTTGACAATGACCAAAAAATAGTGTACCGAGCCATGGGAGTTGACTACATCACGCACTCCTTCAAGGTAGCCCAGCAAACTGACCCCGCCGCGAAGCTCTATTACAACGATTTCAACATTGAGCGTTGCTGCAACGCCAAGATCAATGCCACCATCGCCATGATTCGCACTGTTAAGGCCGCGGGGGCTCCCGTTCACGGAATCGGCATGCAGGGTCACTCCCGGGTGGGCATGTCACCCTCCAAGCGAGAGATGAAGGAGACCATGGCTCGGTTCTCTGAGCTTGTCGACGAAGTTGCCTTCACCGAGGTTGATATTCGCCACACCAAGCTACCGATCGGGGCGGCCGAGAGGGAACAGCAAGGGAAAGATTACATGGAAGTTGTAGGGGCATGCTTGGAGACGCCAAAGTGTGTCGGGATCACTGTATGGGATTTCACTGATCAGGTTTGTGACATCGTTCCTCCGCAAGGAAGTTTGCTGACAAGATGCGATGCAAGTATTCGTGGATCCCTCAACAGTAtcctggggagggagaggcgtGTCTATGGGATAGGAATTATAACAAGAAGCCAGCCTATCACAGCATCGTTGAACTACTGCAGAGTGCTGCGAGTTCTGGTCTTAGAACGTCCGCGACACCCGCACCagtggctgctgttgctgttacTGCGGCTTGACAGCGGCCGATAGATCGAAAAAAATGTCCTGCTGAGGCTACTTCATGAACCTTTGCCTCAATGCAGGCCAATATGCTCCCTTGTAGGATGTGATAACTACTGTTAGCGTTACCTCTGTCACAATCCTTTATCGATCAACACAAGGAAAGGTCTGCAGAAGGATCAAATTGTGGAATCTAAACCAGCAGTGTTGAGGCAAAAATGACAGTCACACGCACATGGTCCTCAACGCAAGTCGGGCACACTCATCACACCGAGTAATACCCCACCCCAAGTTGACATAAAAGCAAACAGAACCCGAGTTACTAAGATGGGCAAGGAAGCGTCATCGTCGGAACATGCGGCAAGTTGGTAGCTGCCGTCAACTTCACCCCGGGCAGCTGCCATGCGACGGAGAATGTAATTTGCGTTGAAAAACAGGTATATCGCCCACCTGCGCCCTTGTGTGAAGAAGCCGTGGGATAATATGCACAAAAGGGAATGTCCAACCGTGGGAAAAACGTGCCGACAAATGCAAAATGGCTGAAGTTCAGTGTCACCTGGATATGGGCAAGTCTTGCGAGCATAGCGCAGCTGAGGCGGGTAGTCCGGCAAGAGAAATCCTGACAAGGAAAAGTTCTGGCTGCCAGGTCTGACTGTTCAATAGGTACCTGAATAGGTGGGTGTGGTGTAGACCAGCGAGACTGCATTTCAGGTAGGCCAGTGGTAACACGGTGTATGAGGACCATTTCTACCCAACCTGGAATCAGAAGATGAAATCTGAGTGGTAGGAGCTGTACGAATTCTTGATAAAGCGGCAGTGAGTCGTGTTTCTCTGCTCGGCCTTTTCAGAAACAGACCAGAAAGTATGACAGGCCAAGCAAAGCAAGGCAGCTTGGAAACCGGTGTTGCTAGGTACCTACCATCGAAGGTAGGTCCAGTtccatcccaccacaccGAAGTCCTTTTGCTACTTTTCACACAACCATTCGtcaaaaacaaaagaccGTCGGTTTTTGAGACTCCCGAGTTGCCTATCTGCTGCAAACATTCGTTACTTGACATCCACGCCGCCCGCGTGGCATTGTCAGGGATCAGTGCCGTGGGAAGGATTATGGGTCTCATCCTGTTGGTGATACAACCGCCGTTGGGCGGTGtagtgatggtggtgtgggctgTTCTGACGATGGGGGCCGGCTTACCGCTGCATTTAGTTCACGTGAACTTCATTCGGAGTCCCCTTGTGTGACGCTTCCATGACCACACAGCTCTGCTTGGTTGGTCTTGCAAGGGGTCGAATGCTTTCATTCGTCAGCCCTATGGTGCAAGACTGCGGCACCAAGCCGGATCCTGTGagcacacacccacaccattcaaggggggttttgtggCTTGTAGGTATTTCGACGTGGCTTCCATACCTATCTGAGTCCTCCAATGCATGATTGCCTGATCTTCCTCGCATCTGCATTCCCGATTGAAGCCGCATATCTGAGGAGTGCGGTAGGTACTTAGTCACATGGAGTCAATGCATCCGGTTTGATAGGTACTCTGTTGGAGCAGATTCACCGACCTCTGGTTAAGTGGTACACCCTTCCTACCTGCCGGCTACCGTAGCTATGATATATGTGTAGAATAAAGACGCCGTGGCGTCTGTCGACAGATGTAGTAACCACGTTCACCTCCAACAGGGGCAGTGCCCCTCCTTTATGCTGCCTGACAGAGTGTGTGGAGCAAAGACATCGTTGACCCAGACCAATTGCCGCTTGTTATTTCCATTTGGATGCAGAGGTCAAGGACATGTACCATGATTGGAGCTGAAATGTCTAATTCGTGATGGTCGCCGTCTCCAGATCCTTCTATAAAACGAGGACCTGATGCTGCATCCCTAACATGTTCTCTTCCAATAATTTCACAACTTCTCAGACCAGTACCCAGAAAACATTATGTCAGTCatgacacacacacaagagACACCAGTGGCACGAATCGCTGCCCTAATACATGGTCAAtccctccgcctcccaaGCCTTCAACCTGTGCTTTCGAACTGGCCGACACTGTTGAGCCCTCACTATGCTGAACTCAAAAAGAAGGTCGGCATGAAAATCGACGAGTGGATTTCTGACGAGCGCGTTCGACGAAAGGCACAAATCATTGACTTGCCATTGTTTTCTTCAATGTGTGTGATCaccccttctcttctctggAAAGCAAGATGGTTCTTTTTCATCATGAATTTACTAACCATCTCCATTTCGTAGCTGGTACCCTCACGCCACTCTGGACCGTCTTGAAATGATAACTTGGTACTCAATGTGGATCTTCCTTTGGGACGATGTTATTGAAGATAGTGCGACTCCTGCCTCCGGGATTACTGACAAGGTTTCCTGGATACACCACCAAGCACTGAAGTACATGGAGTACCATCTCGGCCTGTCATCCTCCCTCGAAGAACCAATACCCCCCACCAAATACTGCACATTGTTCAGATATGCCGCCGAGCCGTTCCGGAAAGCATCAAGCCTCTTACAGAGAATCAGATTCTATGAAGAGCTCAAGGTATACATGGATGGCTGTGAAGTCGAACAGGAGTTTGTGCGTGCTGGCGAGCTTCCGAGTTGGCGAGAGTATTGGTCGCACAGACTGGGCACCTCATCTGTGCATACCTACAGCGCTCTGGGCGAATATATGAGTGGTGGAAACATACCACCAGAAATGTTTGATACCCCTGAGCTAAAGGAGCTTTGGGTGGGAATCAACAGGCACATTGTCACGTAAGTCTTCCCGAACTGATTCAAGATGACAGAAAGCACAACACTAATCGTTATTCACACCCAGTGTCAATGATCTAATATCATTCAAAAAGGAGGTTGACAAGTCAAGCTTCCATAGCCTCGTCCCAATTGTAATGAATGAGACCGGCGCAAACTTGGACACGGTCGTCGACAGCTTAGTTGATACGCTGCGCAACATTGGAGACAGCATGAACCGAGCGGGGGATAGGCTGATTGCTCTCGCAGAGAACAATCATGGAGCGCAAGGGAGGCAAAATATGGAACAGTATGTCCGGTGTTTTCAAACCAGCGCAACCGGGAATTACTGGTGGTCGTAAGTTCTGTTACTCAACCTGCACGGGAAACACACTGGTTTGAAAAGGGCCATACTGATTGATTCTGTAGACTCTTTTGTCGCCGTTACGGTGTAGAGCAATATTTGCAAGCCGATGGGTCTCTTGTTGTACCTCTCTAGTCAAGCATGGTTGACTCTCGAGTCATGGGCGGTTCGGAAGAGATATCCTACATGAGAGAGGGTTCTTTGCATTTTTAGCATGGTGTTTGGCGTTTTTGAGGGTCGAGATGCAGGGGAAGATAAGGTACTCAAGGTTGCCAGTTTTAGGTATGTAGAGAACGTATTGAATATACTTAGTTAGCTGTGTCTCTCATCTGGATGGTCCAGCAGATAACATGCCGACAATTGACAGATGCAAGCTGAGCGTTGTTCCTAATTACCTGTCTGTCTCCTCCATACTGGCGTGACGCGACTCAGACAAGGACCAAAAGGCTGCCTGGAAGGGCCTCCTGCGCCACAAAAACACAGTGTAGTGATAAGCAAATCAGTTACTGTGAGGCCCTATCGTTTCGGACCGAGTCGCACTTCACGGCTCACAACTTGAGTTGGGGGTCGGGAGTCAGCACGGAATCTCGGAATCTAGCCACCCTTGTGTGGGGGTTAACAACCGTGAATGGCAGGCGCACACACGCTGATCTGCTAAGCGGGCTTACTGCAACACCCCATTTGGCTTCATACAGGTATCCGGGTTGTTGTGCGATCAGCAAGGTATTTTATCTGCCTTTTTTCAGGCACCCCAAACGGCATCAAGCCTTCTTGTATCTATAAGCCCCTCCATACCGCCTCTGGCTACCTAGCCCAATATCGTCGCTTCATGAACTAAGCTCCTCAAAGTACCTAGCTTGTATGCACGCCAGAAAACCCAACGAATAATCATGAGTAGACACGACGAGGAAAGCCGACACGATGTTGACCCCACAAAGTTCGACTGGTCACGATTCGCATTGTTGACTACTGTGGGAATCTGGTTTACTGTATTATCAACAATATCGATCGCATTGGGCGTGTGGGGTGCACTACCAGCCTCCGCAGACGGATCCTTCAGTCCTTTTTCAGACGACTACATTTGGTGGTCTCGTCCGAGCTTTCGTTATCACTTTTAAGGCTCAACCGATGTCTTTTTCCCAAGTAAAAGTAATTGATTTGGCGTGGGATTCTGGTATTTCTCTCTGCAGAAGCCTTGAAGCCTTCTTAGACTACCTATACTGATCCGTTTATCTTTCAAGGTTATCGGCAGAGCTGGACAAGCGCTTTTAGCCCGGGTCTTGTGGAAGGTCTTCGCCGCACACGTCGCGGTCATGTTTCAAAAACAGCGAACAACGTATTCAGCATACTACATAATCTCATCAAACAAGAGACCTCGTCTACGACCATCTCTAGGCTAATAACTGAGCTGGGACCACGAAACATGCTCAGGTCCAGAGCTGTCATGGCCTTTGTGGTCCTTACATTTAACTTTATTTTGGCATTCCCAACAATGACAAGTGCGATGACAGGTTATTCAACCAGCACGGAAGCAATGGTACAAAATATAAATAGGTAATGGGGACTACATCAAGTACTCTACCTTTGAGCTGCTTCAATATATCATACATGATGAGGACCGGGTAGGCTTATCCAGAGACTATCATCTGTCTTACAGGGCCCCTGGAGACATCAGTGAGTTCATTAATgccacaaaacaaaacatccaTGTATACTGACCCTTAATCATCAGGTGGAGAACCTCTCATAAGTCGGACGGAGTATCGTCCGAGTTGTAATCTCCATGATCTCCTTGGTGAGAAGCGGCAGCTTCAAATGCACATCTGGAACTGTAGGTTCGTCGTGAATACTACACCCAAGCTTCGATACTGATCTGGCGAGACCAGATGTCCGGCGGTAGGGGTTTTTTGGTTGCCtaaacaccaacaccacatgGGGAGATTGGGACAAGCATCTATCCGCGCCAGCCCTTGACATCTCAGCCTTCTATCTTCCACCAGTGGCCGATGTGCCAGCCGGCGAGTCCAATGTTTCCGTGACGTGTGGCCACAACTGGCAGGATCCGTTGACAAAGAACTACCCGCTCCGCAACACATCCAAGACGACATTCGCATCTGGCAATAGAACCTTTACGTTGGACTACATTCTGGCGAATGGCATTTGTCAGCCCATATCTGATGTTAGTTTGATATTTatgtgtctgtctgtctgtctgtcgaGAAGACGAGCTAATGAAACATAGAAACACCAGTGGGGATTCTCCTACCTCCAGCTGTACATAGTCATCAATGTTGTCTTGCTTTGGTCAACGGGCATCTTCCTTTTGTGGCTCAAAGCACAGTTCAACTTGCCGCTGGCACAGTACGACTGAGCTCCACGGTAATGGGAGTGCATGCTGCACATGTTGCGCGAATTGCAAAGCCATCTCAAACATTCTGGCGTCGAGTCTTGACAAGATGCTAGACTACCAGCTCAAAGAGAGTGTCATGGACCATCTGGATGGAGGACAAATATCGTTCGGCGCTGAAATCGAGACTGACATGGTCATTTctttgggaatgggaataTTGAAATGGCTTCGGATCAACAAATTCTGGGTTTTTGTGTTTCTTCTTCAGGCTTCCAGTGCAATTACAACTATTTGTTTGCACCTGCTCTGGAGAGGATCAAGGCGTGTTCTAGCTCTGACCCACCTGAGCTGGTTCATTACGTATCTACTTTTGTTGATCAGAAGGACCAGATTGCTGATCGTTATTCCACCACTGGCGTGGCTTGGGATAGGTCGTGAACTCTCTAGGCTTATGTCTCTTGTATCATAGATCAACTATCATAACAATGTTCCAGCACAAGCGGTCATCGGGTGGTTTTGGCATCTCTGCTGGTTGCATCTTTTCTGACGTTGCTTATAATCTTGGCACCAAGATCCAGTTCTGTACTTTTCCAGGCTCGGGTGCGGATGAACGGAATATTAGCTCTCTTGAACATGGGGTCAAGTCACTAGTCAGAATGAACAAGACAGGTTTGCTGCGGTGGAAGATGAACATTCAGAAGTCTCAGAGAACTGCAGGGCTAAAGTTAAGCCGACATGTACAACCTCGACTGACTCGGAATGTCAACTGTTTTAGCTATCCCTACGTACTTGGCGATCATGAAGTTTGATGAGCTTCGTTCAAGGCTGCGTGCAATTCGCGCAGGGCATCATCACGGTGCCGCTCAACGTCCAGGTCCAATATAAACTCCCACCGATGAAGAAATGAACCTGGCTCCCGCAAATATGCGTCAACCTCGTCGCCACCAAGCAGAATCTCTCCTGTTTCGCGACTGGACTGGACGATGCGTTGCGTCCTGGCACGCCTAACATGATCATACACCCCCAGTGCGACTTTCGCCTCAGCCGCTGTCTTGACTTCACCAAGAAGAGACGACAATATCATGCTATCCTCGAGGGACATTCCACCTCCCGATCCCTGCCACGGAGTAGTAGCATGCGCGGCATCGCCCATGATGCAAACCGGCCCAGAGACATAACGGCGCGCTGGAGCATGGTCCCAGAGATACATGGCTGGTCGTGTAGGTTGGGCACAGAGCAGCTGTGCAACTTTTCAATATATTGACTTCATTTCAGACGGGGTACCGGAGACAACTTACGGCATCAATTGCCTTGACCAAATGGTCAGGCCACCCTTGAACTGCACTCTTGATTTCTTCCGAGCTCACCAGACGGTGCCACTCATCAGCTTTTCCTTCAGTTCTATCTCTGGCGGCAATGACGAACTGGACCAGTTGCCCTTTGCTGAGCAAGTTGTGCATCACAAATGACCCCTTGCCTATCCATGAATGTTCAAACGGACTGTCCAAATCGACCGCCTCCGTCCCGATATTTGCCCGCGCTTGAGCATACGGTTGTAGAGTCATGGCGGTCCAAACACCAGTGTTTCGAGGTGCAGAGGCTGGGTCGTCTTCACCGAGTATGAATTTACGGACTGTGCTGTGAATGCCGTCCGCACCTATCAAAATGTCGGTCTTGTGAACTGTCCCATCTGTAAAGTGCATTGTGACCTCATCGCTATCCGCGTcagtggtgatgttgctgagCTTTTTGGACGGATGCATTCGATCTTGCGGAACGCTGCTCAGTAGTTCGC encodes the following:
- a CDS encoding hypothetical protein (EggNog:ENOG503NVX1; CAZy:GH10; antiSMASH:Cluster_8; COG:G); the encoded protein is MNFHLFLLSSAFVAVSGQLDKVAKEAGLLYFGTAVDNPSLNNQNYLRIARDPAEFGSLTPANGQKWSNTQASQGRFTYGSGDAIANIARQTGQQLRCHTLVWYNQLPGWDTVSSVYSRDQMQQIITAHIQNVAGHYKGRCYAWDVVNEAMEDDGRYRNNPMYRAMGVDYITHSFKVAQQTDPAAKLYYNDFNIERCCNAKINATIAMIRTVKAAGAPVHGIGMQGHSRVGMSPSKREMKETMARFSELVDEVAFTEVDIRHTKLPIGAAEREQQGKDYMEVVGACLETPKCVGITVWDFTDQYSWIPQQYPGEGEACLWDRNYNKKPAYHSIVELLQSAASSGLRTSATPAPVAAVAVTAA
- a CDS encoding hypothetical protein (COG:S; SMCOG1052:Terpene synthase/cyclase metal-binding domain protein; EggNog:ENOG503PEPG; antiSMASH:Cluster_8), with amino-acid sequence MSVMTHTQETPVARIAALIHGQSLRLPSLQPVLSNWPTLLSPHYAELKKKVGMKIDEWISDERVRRKAQIIDLPLFSSIWYPHATLDRLEMITWYSMWIFLWDDVIEDSATPASGITDKVSWIHHQALKYMEYHLGLSSSLEEPIPPTKYCTLFRYAAEPFRKASSLLQRIRFYEELKVYMDGCEVEQEFVRAGELPSWREYWSHRLGTSSVHTYSALGEYMSGGNIPPEMFDTPELKELWVGINRHIVTVNDLISFKKEVDKSSFHSLVPIVMNETGANLDTVVDSLVDTLRNIGDSMNRAGDRLIALAENNHGAQGRQNMEQYVRCFQTSATGNYWWS
- a CDS encoding hypothetical protein (EggNog:ENOG503PT9C; COG:C; antiSMASH:Cluster_8; SMCOG1087:hypothetical protein), with protein sequence MESQPPRIRVAISGGGLAGASLIQALLKHPQLDVHIFESAPMFKEAGMAIGVTRNALTALDLLGSAAVKALENAGAVPMRGVRFLLAQGDKPGTVLDEVDYDSSGNKRLTSIVHRADFLRELLSSVPQDRMHPSKKLSNITTDADSDEVTMHFTDGTVHKTDILIGADGIHSTVRKFILGEDDPASAPRNTGVWTAMTLQPYAQARANIGTEAVDLDSPFEHSWIGKGSFVMHNLLSKGQLVQFVIAARDRTEGKADEWHRLVSSEEIKSAVQGWPDHLVKAIDALLCAQPTRPAMYLWDHAPARRYVSGPVCIMGDAAHATTPWQGSGGGMSLEDSMILSSLLGEVKTAAEAKVALGVYDHVRRARTQRIVQSSRETGEILLGGDEVDAYLREPGSFLHRWEFILDLDVERHRDDALRELHAALNEAHQTS